In the Methanobacterium sp. Maddingley MBC34 genome, AGCTTCACTCCGACTTTCTTCATCTTCCTGCATACCCTGAAGCTTTTTACGGAGATCTGTAACCTTTTTAACCAGTTCGTTTTCTTTTCGGATGTCTAAAACTCTGGTTTCAATGGTTTTTTCCAGACGTTTTATTTCATCTTCAATCTGAACTGCTTCCCTTCTTCCGGAGGTCCATTCCATTTTTTTGTAGGCTTGATGAGCTTCATCTCTGAGTTTTTTGTACTTCTTAACTTCCTGGTTAATCTGGTCCCTTTCGTCCCTGTATTTTAGGGCATTGTCCAGATTTCCTCTTATCTTGGAGTTAAGTTCATCCCGTTCCTGACGGAATACTTTAGCCTCATCATTTAGCTTGTCTCTTTGGGTTGTGAGTTCTTTAAGGGTCTTTTCAAGATCCTTTTTCTTGGATAAAAGTTCAGGGAAGCTTTCTTTAGGTTCTTCTTCAGCTTTTTTGGAAGCTTTTTTATCAGAACTTTCATCAAATATTTCCAGTAATTCTCTTAGGTCCTTATTTTCAACAATAACATCTGCTATTTCTTTTAAAACAGGTTTAGCGTTGAAGGCTATTCCTAGACCGGCTTCTTCAAGCATGGAAATATCATTGGCACCATCACCAACTGCGGCACACTCTTCGGCTGAAATTTTCTCCAGTTTCATTAGCTCCTGGAGAACTTCTTTCTTAGAGCCATCCACCAACGGACCGGTTACTTCACCAGTTAAAACACCATCTTCTTCCTGAAGTGTGTTGAAATACACGTAGTCCAGGTCAAGTTCGTCTTTCATGCGCTGGGCAATACAATCAAAACTGCCGGTTATGGTGGCTATTTTATAACCCCTCTTTTTGAGCTGTTTAACACTGTCTTTTGCCCCTTCCATAAGGGGAATTTCCAGCATTACTTTGTTGATATCTTCAACTGAGGCTCCTTTCAAGAGTGAAACTCTTTCTTTCAGGGCGGTTCCAAAATCTATTTTTCCTTCCATGGCTTGACTGGTTATTTTGGAAATTTCTTCGTTTACTCCAGTTAATTTAGCCATTTCGTCTATGACTTCACCGTCTATAAGGACGTTATCAAGATCAAATGCGATAAGTTTAATCAAAAGATCACCAATAATTACGTAAAAAGATAGAATTATAATAAATCTAATTCAGACAATCTTTCTTTCGTTTTTTCTACACCAAGTTGTGCGTCTGCGATAGTTTTTGCACCTGTACATACTACTTTTCCAGACCCGAATAGTAATAGTACTACTTTTGGTTCACCCAGTCGGTAAACCAATCCAGGGAATTGTTCTGGCTCGTATTCGGTGTTTTCCAGATCCAAGGCCACTGCCTCCAGGTTGAGAGTTTTTTCTAGGTTGGCAGAAGCAACGATATTCTGGACTTTCATTTCGTATTCATGAGGTATTTCAGGGTCTAATGTGCGCATCTTATCCACAGCAATGTGGATAGCCTTTTTAGAGTTTTCAATTGACTTGGCACCTGTGCACACCAGTTTGCCGGATCCAAATATAAGGGCGGCTGTTTTGGGTTCTTTAATTTTGTAGACTAATCCTGGGAATTGTTCAAGGTTATATTCCACACCTTCCAGTGCTGGTGCGACTTGGGGAAGGTCTAAGTCTTTTCCAATCGTTGCGGAAGTCACTATGTTCTCCACTTTGATTTCAGTTTTTGTCATCTAACATCCTCCCATGGTTACTTACTTAACCATGTGCTATTTTATTCTTTTATAAAAGGCTTTATATATATTATATAAATGACCATGAATTGGACATAAAAATAGTTAGTTTTATACTACCAATTTTTTATAAAAAGACTCATTATCTCACTTTCATCTAGATATGTTCATGACCATATATATTAGTTTCCTGATTATAGGTTTTTGAAAAGATCCATACTGAATATTATTTTGATATTTTATTCTCCCCTAAAAATTAGCCACATTACCTATAGTTGAGAATTTAATCAGATTAAATTAAATGAGTATATCCA is a window encoding:
- a CDS encoding phosphoserine phosphatase SerB (PFAM: haloacid dehalogenase-like hydrolase~TIGRFAM: Haloacid Dehalogenase superfamily, subfamily IB, phosphoserine phosphatase-like; phosphoserine phosphatase SerB; ATPase, P-type (transporting), HAD superfamily, subfamily IC) is translated as MIKLIAFDLDNVLIDGEVIDEMAKLTGVNEEISKITSQAMEGKIDFGTALKERVSLLKGASVEDINKVMLEIPLMEGAKDSVKQLKKRGYKIATITGSFDCIAQRMKDELDLDYVYFNTLQEEDGVLTGEVTGPLVDGSKKEVLQELMKLEKISAEECAAVGDGANDISMLEEAGLGIAFNAKPVLKEIADVIVENKDLRELLEIFDESSDKKASKKAEEEPKESFPELLSKKKDLEKTLKELTTQRDKLNDEAKVFRQERDELNSKIRGNLDNALKYRDERDQINQEVKKYKKLRDEAHQAYKKMEWTSGRREAVQIEDEIKRLEKTIETRVLDIRKENELVKKVTDLRKKLQGMQEDEESRSEALKHKEVSETHHAKVVELSDQAQETHEKMLEYFRNIDEIRSQADAAHQKFIETREKANKVHEEVKATFGKIRKANKGMDKVKAKERNAEDEIVRKKNSVEKEKAEEIYRKFLEGKKVSTEELLLLQKHNIV
- a CDS encoding TATA-box binding protein (TBP), component of TFIID and TFIIIB (PFAM: Transcription factor TFIID (or TATA-binding protein, TBP)), whose protein sequence is MTKTEIKVENIVTSATIGKDLDLPQVAPALEGVEYNLEQFPGLVYKIKEPKTAALIFGSGKLVCTGAKSIENSKKAIHIAVDKMRTLDPEIPHEYEMKVQNIVASANLEKTLNLEAVALDLENTEYEPEQFPGLVYRLGEPKVVLLLFGSGKVVCTGAKTIADAQLGVEKTKERLSELDLL